The Prunus dulcis chromosome 5, ALMONDv2, whole genome shotgun sequence genomic sequence tttttaaattttttttattaatataaattgtagAAACCCAAAACTGCCCTTCAGATGGCATGAGATGAATGGTCAAATCGCTGGTGGGGTAGGTCCGTGGGTCCCACGGGTGCCACGTCAGCAGTTAACGATTGATCGTCTGGTCAACTTAACGGAAAGATGAAATTGGACGATGTTCAAAAAGTCAGGGcgtaaattgataaaattgataTTGTGGGGTCCAATTCGAGAATGACCCTAAACTAGCAGGGTGTCTTTTGTCGTTAGcccaattatttttattttattttattacaccTAAGCTAAAAAGGTGGACCTCATGTTTGCCACATCATCACTTAACAGAAGACCAAGCGGTCAAAGAGACGGTATGTGTAAATTGGTCGAATTTTAAAACATTAGGGCctaaattgacaaaattaaaattacgtGGCCCATTTTAAGAATAACCCCAAATCTTGAAGGGGTAAAATGATGTTAGCCTTTAATATATCAACAAAATGAGAACATAATTAAGCTACTAAAAATTTTctacaaagaaatttaaagcTAAAATACATTGcaaatcaaattattattttgtttttgggacaACCATTGCAGATCAATGGTGAAGAcaattcttaattaatttaattaaatttatatttcttttaaatccTATGTCCCAGGTGACAGAAAACAAGTTCCAACAGTCCAACTTGGCCAAATGGGTCAAGTCCAACTTGTAGCTCCTTGTTTCCTGTAAAGATCAACAACCTATGGATTCATCATTAGCGCGCTAAAGATCCAACGCCTTTCAAACGAGTGAGCAGAACGACAACTCGATTTTAACCCTTGActaaaattttgtaattttacaggaattatttgactttctttttggtttttgtcaAAAAAGTCATTTCCATCTTAAATAAATATGGTAACggcaaaaatataatattattgtcTCCAATGCCGACAATTATTAGGGTGGACTCAAGAAAATGTGATTTTCTATTGCTACAAGTCACCTAATATACAAATTTATGTGTTACGTTTGAAATTTCGtcacatatatatgtatttgtgTAAGAATTCTACATTGAACAAAAATAAGCTGATCACAATCAAAAGCAAATCCTATCAAGTGGACACCATTATTACAATTTCTCGGCACATGCTTAAGTTTAAAAACTATATCATCAATCCCATTGCTTACGCAACCATATTGTGTgtgcatgtatatatatacaaaaaaatttagagggattcttcaaataagtttatttgagagacatctaaaaaacaaaaacaaaaaaaaaagaaaaaagaatccAAAATCATTTGACAACTCAACTAATGGTTGTCATTTTAGtgctttcttgaagcaccttGTTCGTCTATTTTGTTGGTCACAACTAGATGTCTTAATGATTTTcgatttatctaattttttgcaaagttgatctatgaataaagaattgaaaaataaaaaatttgaataaaaaaaaatcatagaCCCTAAAAGTTATCCCGCCTCTCAAACTTTCGATAGAAAGGGGCtgattaattttatatatataagctaCTATAATTAATGTGTTAGACTAGTGTAGGATAACTTCTCCCAATAATGTGATCTTAACCATGTTATTATACGAATTTCAGCACCAAATTTCTAATCCAAGATACTGATATTGTAGTGTCGGCGGATATGTATAGTCCCTTCGCACTGTTGGGAGAAAGAGTTatatttatctttatctttatAATCAGTAGGTAAGGAGAAGAGCGATATTCGTTCTCATCCTATCagttacaatttttttattttttttatttttggttcgGTAAATAGGAAGATCACATGTTCACATCGTGGAATGTACCCAAAATAATTGCACTTTCTTTCTGTACCGCAAACCCTAAAGCTAGCtcgacctttttttttttttgtgcaaaaTAACTTTCCTCCATAACCCGCCAACGAAAGAAAATAGGGAATGGACCAAACATGATTTCTCATGTCTCTGCAAAATCTATAATCTCTGTGAAACCGAATTACAAGCTGGTGGGTTCTGAAATCCAACACATGCATATTCACGGATTGCACTTCTGTCAACTAGTCACGGATTGTTTATTGAAGTTTGCACACCACCAACAACAATCCAAACTCtgcattttattttcacttggAATCTCCACAGCTCTCATGTTTTTTACCACAGCTTCTTGTTGTTCTTCCACGCTTAAATATAGTCCTTGTTTTCCCTTCCATTTGTCACACACAAAACTCACGGATTGCTCATAAAATTCAGCTATATATAATCCTTTGGATCGTCAAACCCATAAAAACCCAGAAGTTTTAAAGTATAACTAGTAGCTAGTGATCTTGTAAAATCATGGGTTCCAAGGTTACTGCCATGTTCTTCATCTCTTTGATTTGCATGGTTTTGGCATTGCCTCCAATTCAAGCTTGTACACCTTGTACTCAGCCACACCCATCAAAACCCCACCCTCCACATCATCCATCACATccaccacaaccaccttcCCACACTCCAACCCATCCCAAAAACCCACCAACCCCAAAACAACCACCACACCATAAACCGCACCCAAAATCCCCATCCAAGAACCCACCCGTTATGTCCCCGCCCATAGTAAAACCTCCACCGCACCCAAAACCCCCATCCAAGAACCCACCCGTTATATCCCCGCCCATAGTAAAACCTCCAGTCACTAACCCTCCTGTGACAATCCCACCCCCTTCCACTCCTTACCCTGGCAGCCCTCctggtggtggaggaggcgGAGGGGGCGGAGGGGGCGGAGGGGGCGGAGGCGGTGGTTGTGGtggatgtggtggtggtgga encodes the following:
- the LOC117626936 gene encoding 36.4 kDa proline-rich protein; protein product: MGSKVTAMFFISLICMVLALPPIQACTPCTQPHPSKPHPPHHPSHPPQPPSHTPTHPKNPPTPKQPPHHKPHPKSPSKNPPVMSPPIVKPPPHPKPPSKNPPVISPPIVKPPVTNPPVTIPPPSTPYPGSPPGGGGGGGGGGGGGGGGGGCGGCGGGGGGGGGTVPGPNPPPPTSPTCPIDALKLGLCVDVLGGLVHIGLGNPVENACCPILGGLLELEAAICLCTTIKLKLLNLNIFIPLALQALITCGKTPPPGFVCPPL